A window from Nitrospirota bacterium encodes these proteins:
- a CDS encoding DUF1566 domain-containing protein: GLSKIDFFYRLVSRRINMQPYRIILISLILSTASSFTMASDEMKGPDAITKITGTQRRAVAVDVDYKEKCPLISKKSGALDFIRDGFCFYKDVVIDTRTNLMWTRNANIAEKRMTWDDAIKWVEGTFFSRRLGYASYRNWRLPTVEELYFFANVAEGKNVAAYFNALGFNIVDQPMMFWTSTTAGAELHWGPIPINKCDWYVSMFDGHADIAIGNSEYYVWPVRLNK; the protein is encoded by the coding sequence GGGCCTTTCGAAAATCGACTTTTTCTACAGGCTCGTTAGTCGGAGAATTAACATGCAACCATATCGGATAATTTTGATAAGTTTAATTCTGAGTACTGCCTCAAGTTTCACAATGGCGTCAGACGAAATGAAAGGACCTGATGCAATTACTAAAATAACAGGAACTCAGAGAAGGGCTGTCGCAGTTGATGTTGATTACAAAGAAAAGTGCCCACTTATTTCAAAGAAATCCGGAGCCCTCGATTTCATTAGGGATGGTTTTTGTTTTTATAAAGATGTTGTTATAGACACCCGTACGAATTTAATGTGGACGCGCAACGCAAACATCGCAGAAAAACGTATGACTTGGGACGATGCCATTAAGTGGGTTGAAGGCACTTTCTTTAGTCGCAGATTGGGCTACGCAAGCTACCGCAACTGGCGTTTACCAACGGTAGAAGAACTATATTTCTTTGCGAACGTAGCAGAAGGTAAGAACGTTGCTGCCTATTTCAATGCATTGGGTTTTAATATCGTTGACCAGCCCATGATGTTTTGGACATCCACAACTGCTGGAGCTGAATTACATTGGGGCCCAATTCCAATCAATAAATGTGATTGGTATGTAAGTATGTTCGATGGCCACGCAGACATTGCCATTGGCAACTCAGAATATTATGTATGGCCCGTGCGTTTGAACAAATAA
- a CDS encoding response regulator, whose translation MTKGDKKKKSESIRKKKFILVADNNQRDGNFTAMLLQNFGYNTTMVRTGSEALDFLNIAAPALIISELALPDMSGIDLYNRMKQLTLAPAAPVFIQTRFADVQSQDQCRRAGCAACLNKPLQTSELYRAVQQALEPTPRQNIRVATALNASVDGTPADTRTVISLSDSGLFIRTLDPDPVGTEHAVTFVLKDRIIRADAVVLYVYRFGEAMYEEPGMGMKFLNLSVLDRDAIQSYIHERVNPAIERKG comes from the coding sequence GTGACCAAAGGTGATAAAAAAAAGAAATCGGAATCAATCAGGAAAAAGAAGTTCATCCTCGTCGCAGACAACAACCAGCGCGATGGCAACTTCACGGCCATGCTGCTTCAGAATTTCGGGTATAACACGACGATGGTGAGAACAGGCTCAGAGGCGCTTGACTTCCTGAACATCGCCGCCCCTGCTCTGATTATCAGCGAGTTGGCATTGCCGGACATGAGCGGTATCGACCTGTACAACCGGATGAAACAGCTTACCCTGGCGCCGGCTGCCCCGGTTTTCATTCAGACGCGGTTTGCCGATGTGCAGAGCCAGGACCAGTGCCGCAGAGCAGGCTGCGCTGCCTGCCTGAACAAACCGCTTCAAACGTCCGAACTTTACCGCGCCGTTCAGCAGGCGCTTGAGCCGACACCCCGGCAGAATATCAGGGTCGCGACTGCGCTGAACGCTTCCGTGGATGGAACGCCAGCGGACACGAGGACCGTGATCTCGCTTTCCGACAGCGGTCTGTTCATACGCACCCTTGACCCCGACCCCGTCGGCACGGAGCATGCGGTAACGTTCGTGCTCAAGGACCGGATCATTCGGGCTGATGCGGTTGTTCTCTACGTCTACCGTTTTGGGGAGGCCATGTATGAGGAGCCTGGCATGGGAATGAAGTTCTTGAACTTGTCCGTGCTCGACAGGGACGCGATTCAAAGTTATATCCATGAACGCGTGAACCCGGCCATTGAACGGAAAGGGTGA
- a CDS encoding sigma-70 family RNA polymerase sigma factor produces MKQTDELIGENELKEHFGYAEAETAADAENLATDKEDEPDDEDAKSPRMDLDVLALYLKEIRKTPLLTFAQEQELGKLVAEGDEAARARMIEANLRLVVSIAKRYINRGLPFSDLIEEGNLGLIRAVEKFQYQRGFRFSTYASWWIKQAIDRAIANQLRIIRLPVHVAEDLHAYARTTKQLTQSLGRAPIPEEVAAKLHKTVQHVRALIQMTRTIYSLDMLISDDGEDALKDVLSDDSAPTPAQPYEDQLRKKNLTDWLSTLSDTERRVLALRYGLEAGEEYTLNSIGNLLGITRERVRQIESKAIGRLRSLTRDMNIALNDLM; encoded by the coding sequence ATGAAGCAGACAGACGAACTGATCGGTGAGAATGAGCTGAAGGAACATTTCGGATATGCAGAAGCGGAGACCGCTGCCGATGCTGAGAATCTGGCGACCGATAAGGAAGATGAACCGGATGATGAAGACGCCAAGTCGCCTCGGATGGATCTCGATGTATTGGCGCTGTACTTGAAAGAGATCAGGAAGACGCCGCTTCTTACCTTTGCGCAGGAGCAGGAACTCGGCAAACTGGTCGCCGAGGGAGATGAGGCCGCGCGCGCCAGGATGATCGAAGCCAATCTCCGTCTCGTCGTTTCGATCGCAAAGAGGTACATCAACAGGGGACTGCCGTTCTCGGATCTCATTGAGGAAGGCAACCTCGGGCTTATTCGAGCGGTCGAAAAGTTTCAGTATCAGCGGGGCTTCCGGTTCAGCACCTATGCCTCGTGGTGGATCAAACAGGCGATCGACCGGGCCATCGCGAACCAGCTCCGGATCATCCGGCTGCCCGTTCACGTTGCCGAGGACCTCCATGCCTACGCCCGGACGACGAAGCAACTGACGCAATCGCTCGGCCGCGCACCGATCCCGGAAGAAGTCGCCGCGAAACTGCACAAAACGGTCCAGCATGTGAGAGCGCTGATCCAGATGACGAGGACCATCTATTCGCTCGATATGCTGATCAGTGACGACGGAGAAGACGCGCTCAAAGATGTACTGAGCGATGACAGCGCGCCCACGCCGGCCCAGCCTTACGAAGATCAGCTCAGGAAAAAAAATCTCACTGATTGGCTGTCCACACTTTCGGATACGGAGCGCCGGGTCCTCGCGCTGCGGTATGGTTTGGAAGCGGGCGAAGAGTACACGCTGAATAGCATCGGCAATCTGTTGGGAATAACGCGGGAACGCGTAAGGCAGATAGAGTCCAAGGCGATCGGCAGGCTCAGGTCTTTGACAAGGGATATGAACATAGCGCTGAACGACTTGATGTAG